In Microbacterium cremeum, a genomic segment contains:
- a CDS encoding transposase, translating to MPQPDLEDKLDVIAAELYALPPGEFTAARNARAGLAPPAVGTRVKALRKPTVAAWAVNLLAREGQLGDALELSAALREAQDDLDAAEMSRLGRQRRQLVAALAKQAVDLAKDAGVAVGATAREDVEKTINAAVMDAAAAAAVMTGRLVKPLEAGAIEPEALADAVGGSVPGVVAPPPRDDLAERRARRAAEKASREAERLANEAERVLSRIDDRRAKAQERADHLAERIGDLRRDLARLEEEAAAADSKLAAIEREHRDAAAQAEEAAREADRAQRALDEL from the coding sequence ATGCCGCAGCCCGACCTCGAAGACAAGCTCGACGTGATCGCCGCCGAGCTCTACGCCCTGCCTCCCGGGGAGTTCACGGCGGCGCGCAACGCGCGCGCCGGGCTCGCCCCACCCGCGGTCGGCACCCGGGTGAAGGCGCTGCGCAAGCCGACCGTCGCGGCGTGGGCGGTGAACCTGCTCGCCCGTGAGGGGCAGCTCGGCGACGCGCTCGAGCTGTCGGCGGCGCTGCGTGAAGCGCAGGACGACCTCGACGCCGCCGAGATGTCACGGCTGGGGCGTCAGCGTCGGCAGCTCGTCGCGGCGCTCGCGAAGCAGGCCGTCGATCTCGCGAAGGACGCCGGGGTCGCCGTCGGCGCGACAGCGCGCGAGGACGTCGAGAAGACCATCAATGCGGCGGTGATGGATGCCGCAGCCGCCGCGGCCGTCATGACGGGGCGTCTGGTCAAGCCGCTGGAGGCCGGCGCCATCGAGCCCGAGGCTCTGGCCGACGCGGTCGGCGGGTCGGTGCCGGGCGTCGTGGCCCCGCCGCCGCGCGACGATCTCGCCGAGCGCCGCGCCCGCAGGGCCGCCGAGAAGGCTTCCCGCGAGGCCGAGCGGCTCGCCAATGAGGCCGAGCGCGTGCTCTCGCGCATCGACGACCGCCGCGCGAAGGCCCAGGAGCGGGCCGACCACCTCGCGGAGCGCATCGGCGACCTCCGCCGCGACCTCGCGCGGCTCGAGGAGGAGGCCGCTGCGGCCGATTCCAAGCTCGCCGCGATCGAGCGCGAGCATCGCGATGCCGCCGCGCAGGCGGAGGAGGCGGCGCGCGAGGCCGACCGCGCGCAGCGTGCGCTCGACGAGCTCTGA
- the xylA gene encoding xylose isomerase: MPTPTRADKFSFGLWTVGYNGTDPFGGPTRNALDVVHVVEKLAELGAYGLTFHDDDLFAFGSSDAERQNQIDRLKGALADTGLIVPMVTTNLFSAPVFKDGGFTSNDRAVRRYALRKVFRQLDLGAELGAKTFVMWGGREGAEYDSAKDIRAALERYREAVNLLGDYVTDKGYDIRFAIEPKPNEPRGDILLPTLGHAIAFIDSLERPELVGLNPEVGHEQMAGLNFAAGIAQALYHGKLFHIDLNGQRGIKYDQDLVFGHGDLHNAFALVDLLENGGPGGVPAYEGPRHFDYKPSRTEDEKGVWESAAANMRTYLLLKERAAAFRADPEVQEALEAARVPELAVPTLNPGESYEDFLADRSAYEDFDADAYLGGKGFGFVRLQQLATEHLLGARG, translated from the coding sequence ATGCCCACCCCAACCCGCGCCGACAAGTTCTCGTTCGGTCTGTGGACCGTCGGCTACAACGGCACCGACCCCTTCGGCGGCCCGACCCGCAACGCGCTCGACGTCGTGCACGTCGTCGAGAAGCTCGCTGAGCTCGGCGCCTACGGACTCACGTTCCACGACGACGACCTGTTCGCGTTCGGCTCGAGCGACGCCGAGCGCCAGAACCAGATCGATCGCCTCAAGGGCGCGCTCGCCGACACCGGTCTGATCGTGCCGATGGTGACGACGAACCTCTTCTCGGCCCCCGTCTTCAAGGACGGCGGCTTCACCTCGAACGACCGTGCCGTGCGCCGCTACGCCCTGCGCAAGGTGTTCCGCCAGCTCGACCTCGGTGCCGAGCTCGGCGCCAAGACGTTCGTCATGTGGGGCGGCCGCGAGGGTGCCGAGTACGACTCCGCGAAAGACATCCGTGCGGCGCTCGAGCGCTACCGCGAGGCCGTGAACCTGCTCGGCGACTACGTCACCGACAAGGGCTACGACATCCGCTTCGCGATCGAGCCGAAGCCGAACGAGCCCCGCGGCGACATCCTGCTGCCGACCCTCGGCCACGCGATCGCGTTCATCGACTCGCTCGAGCGCCCCGAGCTGGTCGGCCTCAACCCCGAGGTCGGACACGAGCAGATGGCGGGCCTGAACTTCGCCGCAGGCATCGCGCAGGCGCTGTACCACGGCAAGCTCTTCCACATCGACCTCAACGGTCAGCGCGGCATCAAGTACGACCAGGACCTCGTGTTCGGCCACGGCGACCTGCACAACGCGTTCGCGCTCGTCGACCTGCTCGAGAACGGCGGCCCCGGCGGCGTGCCCGCGTATGAAGGCCCGCGCCACTTCGACTACAAGCCCTCGCGCACCGAGGACGAGAAGGGCGTGTGGGAGTCGGCCGCGGCGAACATGCGCACGTACCTCCTGCTCAAGGAGCGTGCCGCGGCGTTCCGCGCCGACCCCGAGGTGCAGGAGGCCCTCGAGGCCGCCCGTGTGCCCGAGCTCGCGGTCCCCACGCTCAACCCGGGCGAGTCGTACGAGGACTTCCTCGCCGACCGCTCCGCCTACGAGGACTTCGACGCCGACGCGTACCTCGGCGGCAAGGGCTTCGGGTTCGTGCGCCTGCAGCAGCTCGCGACCGAGCACCTGCTCGGCGCCCGCGGCTGA
- a CDS encoding LacI family DNA-binding transcriptional regulator yields MADGQRITLAEIAAEAGVSLATMSKVLNGRTDVAPATRARLEEHLARHGYTRRGMRQRSDFVELVFHELEPSWSMEVIEGVEDVAHAAGLSVVLTVSGDRHAPSADWIDGVLRRRPVGVVLVFSDIAERFREKLRSRGIPFVIVDPAGDPSPDVPSVGSANWSGGLMATRHLIELGHRRIAAITGPEDMMCSLARVDGYRSAMNAAGTPIDPDLIRFGDFHPGGGERHARDLLAFADPPTAIFAGSDLQALGAIAAGAAAGLRVPDDLSVVGYDDIALSRWMSPQLTTVHQPLRRMGEEATRLALRLADGAAVDTLRMDLATHLVVRGSTAAPRA; encoded by the coding sequence ATGGCAGACGGACAGCGCATCACGCTCGCCGAGATCGCCGCCGAGGCGGGCGTGTCGCTCGCCACGATGTCGAAGGTGCTCAACGGCCGCACCGACGTCGCACCCGCGACCCGTGCCCGTCTCGAGGAGCACCTCGCGCGTCACGGCTACACCCGGCGCGGCATGCGCCAGCGCAGCGACTTCGTCGAGCTGGTCTTCCACGAGCTCGAGCCGAGCTGGTCCATGGAGGTGATCGAGGGCGTCGAGGACGTCGCGCACGCGGCGGGGCTGTCGGTGGTGCTGACGGTGAGCGGCGACCGCCACGCACCGTCGGCGGACTGGATCGACGGCGTGCTGCGGCGGCGGCCCGTCGGAGTCGTCCTGGTCTTCTCCGACATCGCCGAGCGCTTCCGCGAGAAGCTGCGCTCCCGCGGCATCCCGTTCGTCATCGTCGACCCGGCGGGCGACCCCTCCCCCGACGTGCCCTCGGTCGGTTCGGCGAACTGGTCCGGAGGGCTCATGGCCACGCGCCACCTCATCGAGCTCGGGCACCGGCGGATCGCCGCGATCACCGGCCCCGAAGACATGATGTGCTCCCTGGCCCGCGTCGACGGCTACCGATCGGCGATGAACGCGGCCGGCACCCCGATCGATCCCGACCTGATCCGGTTCGGCGACTTCCATCCCGGCGGCGGCGAGCGCCACGCGCGCGACCTGCTCGCGTTCGCCGACCCGCCGACCGCGATCTTCGCCGGAAGCGACCTGCAGGCACTCGGCGCGATCGCCGCCGGCGCTGCAGCCGGGCTCCGCGTGCCCGACGACCTCTCGGTGGTCGGGTACGACGACATCGCGCTCTCGCGCTGGATGAGCCCTCAGCTGACCACCGTGCACCAGCCGCTGCGGCGCATGGGCGAGGAGGCCACGCGGCTCGCGCTGCGGCTCGCCGACGGCGCCGCCGTCGACACGCTGCGCATGGACCTCGCCACGCACCTCGTGGTCCGCGGGAGCACCGCCGCCCCGCGCGCCTGA
- the xylB gene encoding xylulokinase — protein sequence MTQVLGVDSSTQSCKVVVVDTATGDVVRQGRSAHPDGTSVDPNAWWHALQAALADASADDSAVLSGVEAWAIGGQQHGMVALDADGRVIRDALLWNDKRSADAAADLTREFGAEELARRTGLVPVASFTVTKLRWLRDHEPDNAARVAAVALPHDWLTWRLRGFGPAGESPRGPVLDELVTDRSDASGTGYWNPETGDYDRELLVAALGHDVVLPRVLAPAEWVTDADGRRVGPGAGDNAGAALGLGAGPGDVVVSIGTSGTVFAVSDDRTVDSSGTVAGFADCTGRFLPLVATLNAARVLDAIARVLGVDHAELSRLALTAEPGAGGLTLVPYFEGERTPNLPDATASLTGMTLASTTRENLARAAVEGMLSGLAAGLEALRALGVPLERALLIGGGAQSEAVREIAPLVLGLPVEVPEPGEYVALGAARQAASVLRA from the coding sequence ATGACGCAGGTGTTGGGGGTCGACTCTTCGACCCAGTCGTGCAAGGTCGTGGTCGTCGACACCGCGACGGGCGACGTCGTGCGCCAGGGGCGTTCGGCGCACCCCGACGGCACGTCGGTCGATCCGAACGCGTGGTGGCACGCGCTGCAAGCGGCGCTCGCCGACGCGTCGGCCGACGACTCCGCGGTGCTGAGCGGCGTCGAGGCGTGGGCGATCGGCGGCCAGCAGCACGGCATGGTGGCGCTCGACGCCGACGGCCGCGTGATCCGCGACGCGCTGCTGTGGAACGACAAGCGATCGGCGGATGCCGCAGCCGACCTCACCCGCGAGTTCGGGGCCGAAGAGCTCGCGCGGCGCACGGGACTGGTGCCCGTGGCGTCCTTCACCGTCACGAAGCTGCGGTGGCTGCGCGACCACGAGCCCGACAACGCTGCACGCGTGGCCGCCGTCGCCCTGCCGCACGACTGGCTGACGTGGCGGCTGCGCGGATTCGGCCCCGCCGGCGAGTCGCCGCGCGGGCCCGTGCTCGACGAGCTCGTGACGGACCGCTCCGACGCGTCGGGCACCGGCTACTGGAACCCCGAGACCGGCGACTACGACCGCGAACTCCTGGTCGCGGCGCTCGGCCACGACGTGGTGCTGCCGCGCGTGCTCGCCCCCGCCGAGTGGGTGACGGATGCCGACGGCCGGCGGGTCGGGCCGGGTGCCGGCGACAACGCGGGCGCGGCTCTCGGCCTCGGTGCCGGGCCGGGCGATGTCGTGGTGTCGATCGGCACGAGCGGCACGGTGTTCGCGGTGAGCGACGATCGCACGGTCGACTCGTCGGGCACCGTCGCTGGCTTCGCGGACTGCACGGGGCGGTTCCTGCCGCTCGTCGCGACGCTCAACGCCGCGCGCGTGCTCGACGCGATCGCGCGGGTGCTGGGCGTCGACCACGCCGAGTTGTCACGCCTCGCACTCACCGCGGAGCCGGGCGCCGGCGGGCTCACGCTCGTGCCGTACTTCGAGGGCGAGCGCACGCCGAACCTGCCCGATGCCACCGCTTCGCTCACCGGCATGACCCTCGCTTCGACCACGCGCGAGAACCTGGCACGCGCGGCCGTGGAGGGCATGCTCTCAGGGCTCGCGGCCGGACTCGAGGCGCTTCGCGCGCTCGGCGTCCCGCTCGAGCGGGCGCTGCTCATCGGCGGCGGCGCGCAGTCCGAGGCGGTGCGCGAGATCGCCCCGCTCGTGCTCGGGCTGCCGGTGGAAGTGCCCGAGCCGGGGGAGTACGTCGCGCTCGGCGCCGCGCGGCAGGCGGCATCCGTGCTGCGGGCCTGA
- a CDS encoding Ig-like domain repeat protein, producing the protein MRKPLSKIGTLTLAAAVVLSLFGMSPPATAVVAASPPGAATELRPVEYLTRGLVAAVVDGGVFLSWRFLGDEPDGLSWNVYRKDGDADFAKIATVAPRDVQPESDYPANPGVVKENSTPSNHVDPDGSVTSIYEVAPVIDGVEGAREGMSAPMLSSLSGQAGQAGRGAVHYIPLKPAPAPVPLAHFTYRGFRFGPGTNLNPANMQIPDTGGQHWYVVDMNLLRAFREPHDAQTPVTAEQLGDWVDQLNAHNGETWQPSAQLGGDGVIGDALYAELEGKFIQYVENLDSGTRLPYAKTQAGAIHTSQSAPYSTHDMTVGDFDGDGEYEIVVKWRSTQQDPMYSEPIFGGSNTTTAPEYVDVYKQDGTLLFRVDMGYNVRAANDHETTLFAEDFDGDGRAELMLKTALGTRIGNWDEASQSVVYPDTLETVVGGEDGLNATSVKFQEYFAAGDEEALDTYWSLLNSFTISYRSPTAGGGNDGPNDPALKRWIKTYHVGPIGPAKDDQEFFSAFEWDAAAAQGTLIDSERYPHTYQGSVDGENWAMTPATQRGNYSYLAYPGPGAGTSASDYKAQIMAESEAYWLEHPWKAASWGDAQGNRANRYVGVVAALDGVNQYAVSQRGYYHRTTLAAFNIVDGEVNLQASFDSADPQFWSLGGSAYDYQNRGNHDTKAGDLDGDGWDEVVIKAMVLGLNADKTKILPKVLNGDVMPTIEGLDGVPPVVGQFQFATDEVRDNPLNVWAPLRHGDRTALLPVDKTDKIMMWSGSEEHLLDDIRTGRHEGWIPGPEAHDPMKGRRLNEQGEVVDENSLIFGVYQASDDEGSVAGNYSNRWPGVQAGSAASTREVRSMVTGEILTTTGTARGIAQGQNAIWFGPGLTHMGVNGATVNRIDDLTFAASSYLATGMTSTGNKSTPTLKADMFGDWREELILRASGNRLGIVTTLAPTEYGIRTLMHDPMYRLGVAAKNNGYDQVGFASFYLGDEAPLPAMRTDIAVPRYEVSETTVSVPRTEVVAAQKVPVTVKVAAPLPVAGATVQLFVDGEALGEPVALDNQGAARVVIGPLEAGTHELVAEFSGVTPQSAGVDGVAPSLSEPLTVTVRAVGRSTP; encoded by the coding sequence GTGCGAAAGCCGTTGTCGAAGATCGGAACCCTCACCCTGGCCGCGGCCGTGGTACTGTCCCTGTTCGGGATGAGCCCGCCCGCGACGGCCGTCGTCGCCGCGTCTCCGCCGGGCGCCGCGACGGAACTCCGTCCCGTGGAGTACCTGACGCGCGGCCTCGTCGCCGCCGTGGTCGACGGCGGAGTGTTCTTGAGCTGGCGGTTCCTCGGCGACGAGCCGGACGGCCTCTCGTGGAACGTCTACCGCAAGGACGGCGACGCCGACTTCGCGAAGATCGCCACCGTCGCGCCGCGTGACGTGCAGCCCGAGAGCGACTACCCGGCGAACCCGGGGGTCGTGAAGGAGAACAGCACCCCGTCCAACCACGTCGACCCCGACGGCTCCGTCACCTCGATCTACGAGGTGGCCCCGGTGATCGACGGTGTCGAGGGTGCGCGCGAGGGCATGAGCGCACCGATGCTGTCGAGCCTGTCCGGTCAGGCCGGCCAGGCAGGCAGAGGCGCCGTGCACTACATCCCGCTCAAGCCCGCGCCTGCACCGGTGCCGCTCGCGCACTTCACGTACCGCGGATTCCGCTTCGGGCCGGGAACCAACCTGAACCCGGCCAACATGCAGATCCCCGACACCGGCGGACAGCACTGGTACGTCGTCGACATGAACCTGCTGCGGGCCTTCCGCGAGCCGCACGACGCCCAGACGCCGGTGACCGCCGAGCAGCTGGGCGACTGGGTCGACCAGCTCAATGCGCACAACGGTGAGACCTGGCAGCCGAGCGCCCAGCTCGGCGGCGACGGTGTCATCGGCGACGCTTTGTACGCCGAGCTCGAAGGCAAGTTCATCCAGTACGTCGAGAACCTCGACAGCGGAACCAGGCTGCCGTACGCGAAGACCCAGGCGGGGGCAATCCACACCTCGCAGAGCGCTCCCTACTCCACGCACGACATGACGGTGGGCGACTTCGACGGCGACGGCGAGTACGAGATCGTCGTGAAGTGGCGCAGCACCCAGCAGGACCCGATGTACTCCGAGCCCATCTTCGGCGGCAGCAACACCACGACCGCCCCGGAGTACGTCGACGTCTACAAGCAGGACGGCACGCTGCTGTTCCGCGTCGACATGGGCTATAACGTCCGAGCCGCCAACGACCACGAGACGACGCTGTTCGCCGAGGATTTCGACGGCGACGGCCGCGCGGAGCTCATGCTCAAGACGGCGCTCGGCACGCGGATCGGAAACTGGGACGAGGCGTCGCAGAGCGTCGTCTACCCCGATACGCTCGAGACCGTCGTCGGCGGCGAGGACGGACTGAACGCCACGAGCGTGAAGTTCCAGGAGTACTTCGCAGCCGGTGACGAGGAGGCCCTCGACACGTACTGGTCGCTCTTGAACAGCTTCACGATCAGCTACCGCAGCCCCACGGCAGGCGGCGGCAACGACGGGCCGAACGACCCGGCGCTGAAGAGGTGGATCAAGACCTACCACGTCGGACCGATCGGCCCGGCGAAAGACGACCAGGAGTTCTTCTCGGCGTTCGAGTGGGACGCCGCCGCCGCGCAGGGAACGCTCATCGACAGCGAGCGGTACCCGCACACCTACCAGGGCAGCGTCGACGGTGAGAACTGGGCGATGACGCCGGCGACTCAGCGCGGCAACTACTCGTACCTGGCCTATCCGGGCCCGGGTGCGGGCACGTCCGCGAGCGACTACAAGGCGCAGATCATGGCGGAGTCCGAGGCGTACTGGCTCGAGCACCCGTGGAAGGCCGCCTCGTGGGGCGACGCGCAGGGCAACCGCGCCAACCGGTATGTGGGGGTGGTCGCAGCACTCGACGGCGTCAACCAGTACGCCGTCTCACAGCGCGGCTACTACCACCGGACCACGCTCGCCGCCTTCAACATCGTGGACGGGGAGGTCAACCTGCAAGCGAGCTTCGACTCGGCCGACCCGCAATTCTGGTCGCTCGGCGGCAGCGCCTACGACTACCAGAACCGCGGCAACCACGACACCAAGGCCGGCGACCTCGATGGCGACGGCTGGGACGAGGTCGTGATCAAGGCGATGGTCCTCGGCCTGAACGCCGACAAGACCAAGATCCTTCCGAAGGTGCTCAACGGCGACGTGATGCCGACCATCGAGGGCCTGGACGGCGTTCCCCCCGTGGTCGGCCAGTTCCAGTTCGCCACGGATGAGGTGCGCGACAACCCGCTCAACGTGTGGGCGCCGCTGCGCCACGGTGACAGGACGGCGCTGCTGCCGGTCGACAAGACCGACAAGATCATGATGTGGTCGGGCAGCGAGGAGCACCTGCTCGACGACATCCGCACCGGTCGGCACGAGGGCTGGATCCCCGGCCCGGAGGCTCACGACCCGATGAAGGGCAGGCGGCTCAACGAACAGGGCGAGGTCGTCGACGAGAACTCCCTCATCTTCGGCGTCTACCAGGCCAGCGACGATGAAGGCAGCGTGGCCGGCAACTACTCGAACCGGTGGCCCGGCGTGCAGGCGGGGTCTGCGGCATCCACGCGGGAAGTCCGGAGCATGGTCACCGGCGAGATCCTGACGACTACGGGCACGGCGCGAGGCATCGCACAGGGCCAGAACGCCATCTGGTTCGGCCCCGGCCTCACGCACATGGGTGTCAACGGGGCGACGGTCAACCGGATCGACGATCTGACCTTCGCGGCATCCTCGTACCTCGCGACGGGGATGACCTCGACCGGCAACAAGAGCACCCCGACGCTGAAGGCCGACATGTTCGGCGATTGGCGCGAGGAGCTCATCCTGCGGGCCAGCGGCAACCGCCTTGGCATCGTCACGACGCTCGCGCCCACCGAGTACGGCATCCGCACGCTGATGCACGACCCGATGTACCGCCTGGGCGTCGCCGCGAAGAACAACGGCTACGACCAGGTGGGGTTCGCGAGCTTCTACCTGGGCGACGAAGCGCCGCTCCCCGCGATGCGGACCGACATCGCGGTGCCGCGGTACGAGGTGTCCGAGACGACGGTGTCGGTACCCCGCACCGAGGTCGTGGCCGCACAGAAGGTGCCGGTCACGGTCAAGGTCGCGGCGCCGCTGCCGGTGGCGGGTGCCACGGTGCAGCTGTTCGTGGACGGCGAGGCGCTGGGCGAACCGGTGGCCCTCGACAACCAGGGCGCCGCGCGTGTGGTGATCGGCCCGCTCGAGGCGGGGACGCACGAACTGGTCGCGGAGTTCTCCGGCGTCACGCCGCAGAGCGCCGGAGTCGACGGCGTCGCGCCCTCTCTCAGTGAGCCGCTCACGGTGACCGTCCGCGCGGTCGGCCGCAGTACGCCGTAG